One segment of Streptomyces bathyalis DNA contains the following:
- a CDS encoding NUDIX hydrolase yields the protein MNARPTPAAGRDRALTAPAVSCVFVCHDAAGRVLLARRSAGVRDEPGTWDTGAGALEHGETFEEAVTREVREEYSAPPLAIETIGVRNILRGTPLSHWVAVVFAVQVDPARVAIGEPHKFDSLGWFTPRDPPKPHHSQLPETLALFRTYKP from the coding sequence ATGAACGCGAGACCAACGCCCGCGGCAGGTCGTGACCGGGCCCTGACGGCACCGGCCGTCTCCTGCGTCTTCGTCTGCCACGACGCCGCAGGCCGCGTACTGCTGGCCCGTCGCAGCGCGGGCGTGCGGGACGAGCCGGGCACGTGGGACACCGGGGCGGGCGCGCTCGAACACGGCGAGACGTTCGAGGAGGCCGTCACCCGTGAGGTCCGCGAGGAGTACTCGGCGCCTCCGCTCGCCATCGAGACCATCGGCGTCCGCAACATCCTCCGCGGTACTCCCCTCTCGCACTGGGTGGCCGTGGTCTTCGCCGTGCAGGTCGACCCCGCCCGCGTGGCCATCGGTGAGCCTCACAAGTTCGACTCGCTGGGCTGGTTCACCCCGCGTGACCCGCCCAAGCCCCACCACTCCCAACTCCCGGAAACCCTGGCCCTTTTCCGTACGTACAAGCCCTGA
- a CDS encoding GNAT family N-acetyltransferase, which translates to MYAVPLGIDDAELRPLEPSHAEEFLRHMDRGREFIGQYIGLPDVVTDLESSRAHLQGYAEKTANNTGRVYGIWKDRTLVGGVLFRVMDVAQGTAEAGCWLEPSAAGKGLVTAAARVIIDWAVEERGIHRVEWVVSVGNEPSIAVARRLGMTKEGVLRDVYLYRGRRHDMEVWSVLAPEWRKARADREGSAG; encoded by the coding sequence ATGTACGCCGTGCCGCTGGGTATCGACGACGCCGAGCTGCGGCCGCTCGAACCGTCGCACGCCGAGGAGTTCCTGCGCCACATGGACCGGGGCCGGGAGTTCATCGGGCAGTACATCGGTCTGCCGGACGTCGTCACGGACCTGGAATCGAGCCGCGCACACCTTCAGGGATACGCCGAGAAGACCGCGAACAACACGGGGCGCGTCTACGGCATCTGGAAGGACCGAACGCTGGTCGGCGGGGTCCTCTTCCGGGTGATGGACGTCGCCCAGGGCACGGCGGAGGCGGGCTGCTGGCTGGAGCCGTCAGCGGCGGGCAAAGGCCTGGTCACCGCGGCCGCGCGCGTCATCATCGACTGGGCCGTGGAAGAGCGCGGCATCCACCGCGTGGAGTGGGTGGTCTCGGTCGGGAACGAACCGAGCATCGCGGTGGCCCGCCGCCTCGGCATGACGAAGGAAGGCGTCCTCCGCGACGTCTACCTCTACCGGGGACGCCGGCACGACATGGAGGTCTGGTCGGTGCTCGCGCCCGAGTGGCGGAAGGCACGCGCGGACCGCGAGGGCTCGGCTGGTTGA
- the mycP gene encoding type VII secretion-associated serine protease mycosin, whose translation MGITRTLRVVSGAVLTGALLFSSAPNAAADQVRDDQWVLKSLDTESIWKTTKGKGQTVAVIDDGVNPNHPDLKGNVLKGKDFLDGGSAAPKPGDYHGTAMASLIAGHGHGPRNAQGVLGLAPESKILPIRDYGSGGKGDGASIRYAVDHGATVVNISQGGTSSSQEEAEAVAYALKKNVLVVAAPGNSAGPVEYPAAYPGAVAVTAVGESGTLWPKSSHGPKTMLSAPGAKIVHAGGPSNLNGYGIGSGTSDSAAYVSATAALLKAKYPDLSAGQIVNRLTKTAEMPASEKGAKLPDERYGYGSIRPLAALQNDIPKGSKYGPLSVPQQLKNEEKVAEKERESQAQQEQADREFVIIWSVIGVMALLLVVGIVLLVARSRRKKNRTNGPGGPGMPGGGYPYPPGPGYGQPPHQQQPYAPQPTAPPQQPPYN comes from the coding sequence ATGGGCATCACGCGGACCCTGCGCGTCGTCAGCGGAGCAGTACTGACTGGGGCACTGCTTTTCAGTTCAGCACCGAACGCCGCAGCCGATCAGGTGCGCGACGACCAGTGGGTGCTGAAATCCCTCGACACCGAGTCAATTTGGAAGACGACCAAAGGCAAAGGCCAGACCGTCGCGGTGATCGACGATGGTGTCAACCCCAATCACCCCGACCTCAAGGGCAACGTCCTGAAGGGCAAGGACTTCCTCGACGGTGGGTCGGCAGCTCCCAAGCCGGGCGATTACCATGGCACCGCCATGGCTTCGCTGATTGCCGGTCACGGCCATGGTCCCCGGAACGCCCAGGGTGTCCTTGGTCTTGCTCCTGAATCGAAGATCCTCCCTATTCGCGACTATGGGTCAGGCGGTAAAGGCGATGGCGCGTCTATCCGTTATGCCGTCGACCATGGCGCCACCGTCGTCAACATCTCGCAAGGAGGCACTTCATCTTCCCAGGAGGAAGCAGAAGCCGTCGCGTACGCACTGAAGAAGAACGTCTTGGTGGTGGCCGCTCCGGGAAACTCGGCAGGCCCGGTCGAGTATCCGGCGGCGTATCCAGGCGCCGTCGCCGTAACCGCTGTTGGGGAGAGCGGCACGCTCTGGCCCAAGTCAAGCCACGGACCCAAGACCATGCTCAGTGCGCCGGGTGCCAAGATCGTCCATGCAGGCGGACCCAGCAATCTCAATGGATATGGAATCGGCAGCGGAACATCTGACTCCGCAGCGTACGTATCCGCCACCGCTGCCCTCCTCAAGGCGAAATACCCAGACCTTTCCGCTGGCCAGATCGTCAACCGGTTGACGAAGACCGCTGAGATGCCCGCCTCAGAAAAGGGAGCAAAGCTACCTGACGAGCGGTATGGCTATGGCTCAATTCGCCCGCTGGCGGCCCTCCAGAATGACATTCCCAAGGGCTCCAAGTACGGCCCTCTTTCCGTTCCTCAGCAGCTCAAGAACGAGGAGAAGGTCGCGGAGAAGGAGCGGGAGTCACAGGCGCAGCAGGAGCAGGCCGACAGGGAATTCGTCATCATCTGGTCCGTCATCGGCGTCATGGCCCTCCTTCTGGTCGTGGGCATCGTGCTCCTCGTTGCGAGGTCCCGCCGAAAGAAGAACCGGACCAACGGCCCCGGCGGCCCCGGCATGCCGGGAGGCGGCTACCCGTACCCGCCCGGCCCCGGCTACGGCCAGCCCCCGCACCAACAGCAGCCGTACGCCCCGCAGCCGACGGCTCCGCCGCAGCAGCCGCCGTACAACTGA
- a CDS encoding DUF1203 domain-containing protein, with translation MTSYTALPIPPATLKELRDTDDAGRPMRPYTASEDGVPVNCVGSPLRCCLRTIEPGERVALVSYAPLRRWAALHGAEPGAYDESGPVFIHAEECEGPRDVEGYPFARPDARRTIRRYNAAGHIVGGNLFQIPQEAEAGFDQAFDDAFARPEVALVHVRALEYGCFLFEVRRA, from the coding sequence ATGACCTCATACACAGCCCTGCCGATCCCTCCCGCCACTCTCAAGGAACTCCGCGACACCGACGACGCCGGCCGGCCGATGCGGCCCTACACCGCCAGCGAGGACGGCGTTCCGGTCAACTGCGTGGGGAGCCCCCTCCGCTGCTGCCTGCGCACGATCGAGCCGGGCGAGCGCGTCGCCCTCGTCTCGTACGCACCGCTGCGACGCTGGGCGGCCCTGCACGGGGCCGAGCCGGGCGCCTACGACGAGTCCGGGCCGGTGTTCATCCACGCGGAGGAATGCGAAGGACCACGGGACGTCGAGGGCTACCCCTTCGCGCGACCGGACGCTCGCCGCACCATCCGCCGCTACAACGCCGCCGGTCACATCGTCGGCGGCAACCTCTTCCAGATTCCGCAGGAAGCCGAGGCCGGGTTCGACCAGGCCTTCGACGACGCGTTCGCCAGGCCGGAGGTGGCGCTGGTGCACGTACGGGCCCTGGAGTACGGGTGTTTCCTGTTCGAGGTGCGGCGGGCGTAG